The Fulvia fulva chromosome 6, complete sequence genome includes a window with the following:
- a CDS encoding Serine--tRNA ligase, cytoplasmic: MLDVNDFIKERGGNPEKIRESQRRRHAPVEVVDEVIEMFEDHRKTQYAAGTEMGAKLNKVQKDMGLNKKNKGDPAEFEKLKQEKDDLTKEKKRLEEVAEEKYAALLKKVKSIGNYVHDTVPLSDNEDNNRLERDWAPEGTTPEKKDCLSHHEVLTRLDGYDAERGVKIVGHRGYFLTDYGWFLNQALINYGMQFLFKRGYRPNQPPFFMLREAMAKTAQLEQFHEELYKVTEKDNDPASDKYLIATSEQPISAMHEGEWMNDKDLPIKYGGYSTNFRKEAGSHGKDAWGLFRIHQFEKIEQFIFCKPDDSWMHFDAMMNTSEEFYKSLKLPYRVVAIVSGALNNAAAKKYDLEAWFPFQGEYKELVSCSNCTDYQTRELEVRFGQKKQTDASFQKTYVHALNSTLCATERALCCVLENYQTEEGLVVPEVLRDFMPNKEEFLPFVKELPKDSTSLKAKDKAEQNRGGGKPKLPQEGQVVERPKAVAEEKRS; the protein is encoded by the exons ATGTTGGACGTCAACGACTTCATCAAGGAGCGCGGCGGTAACCCAGAAAAGATCAGAGAATCGCAACGCAGACGCCATGCACCGGTAGAGGTTGTAGACGAGGTGATAGAAATGTTCGAAGATCACAGAAAGACACAGTATGCTGCAGGCACAGAGATGGGCGCGAAGCTCAACAAGGTGCAAAAAGACATGGGCTTGAACAAGAAGAACAAGGGCGATCCAGCAGAGTTCGAGAAGCTGAAGCAGGAGAAGGATGACTTGACCAAGGAGAAGAAGAGACTGGAGGAGGTCGCTGAGGAGAAGTACGCAGCACTTCTGAAGAAGGTGAAGAGCATAGGCAACTACGTGCACGACACAGTACCACTCTCAGACAACGAGGACAACAACCGGCTCGAACGAGACTGGGCACCCGAAGGCACAACCCCAGAGAAGAAGGACTGCTTGTCCCACCACGAAGTCCTCACACGACTAGACGGCTACGACGCAGAGCGCGGTGTGAAGATTGTCGGACACAGAGGTTACTTCCTCACCGACTACGGCTGGTTCCTCAACCAAGCTCTCATCAACTATGGCATGCAATTCCTCTTCAAGAGAGGCTATCGACCCAACCAACCACCCTTCTTCATGCTCCGTGAAGCCATGGCGAAGACCGCACAGCTCGAGCAGTTCCACGAGGAGCTATACAAGGTGACGGAGAAGGACAATGACCCGGCCAGCGACAAGTACCTCATCGCTACCTCGGAACAGCCTATCTCAGCTATGCACGAGGGCGAGTGGATGAACGACAAGGACCTCCCGATCAAGTATGGTGGTTACTCGACCAACTTCCGGAAGGAGGCAGGTTCGCATGGAAAGGACGCGTGGGGTCTATTCCGGATTCACCAGTTTGAGAAGATTGAGCAGTTCATCTTTTGCAAGCCGGATGATAGCTGGATGCACTTTGACGCAATGATGAACACTTCAGAGGAGTTCTACAAGTCGTTGAAGCTCCCGTACCGAGTGGTGGCGATCGTCTCTGGTGCGCTGAATAACGCTGCGGCGAAGAAGTACGATCTGGAGGCGTGGTTTCCATTCCAGGGCGAGTACAAGGAGCTGGTGTCATGCTCGAACTGCACTGACTACCAGACTCGTGAGCTTGAAGTTCG CTTCGGCCAAAAGAAGCAGACCGACGCCTCATTCCAAAAGACCTACGTCCACGCCCTCAACTCGACTCTCTGCGCGACCGAACGTGCCCTCTGCTGCGTGCTCGAGAACTACCAGACAGAAGAGGGTCTCGTTGTCCCAGAGGTCCTGCGGGATTTCATGCCTAACAAGGAGGAGTTCCTGCCATTCGTGAAGGAGCTGCCGAAGGACTCGACTAGCTTGAAGGCGAAGGATAAGGCGGAGCAGAACAGGGGTGGTGGCAAGCCGAAGTTACCGCAGGAGGGTCAGGTCGTTGAGAGACCGAAGGCCGTGGCGGAGGAGAAGAGATCGTAG
- a CDS encoding MFS transporter prlL: protein MSRHSSVSAGKLEKTKQDEQWIEMAPSSDLDNAEPYVPGSEAEKKLLRKLDMRIIPCCWILYLLGYLDRANIGNAKTGGLEADFHLTSNQYSVILLVFFVSYVIFEIPSNMLLTRVRPSLYLSGLAVLWGGLAAVMAATNNWSQLAGVRFALGIIEAGFAPGIAFYLSCWYKRYELARRYSWYYTAVAGAGAISGLLAGLITQNLDGVHGIAGWRWLFIIEGVGSSGVGMVVWFFMADYPSTTRWLTPAERTLAAQRMAHDGIGATQGTDEQIKEWAALKMTVRDWKVWALTLIYALITGSQTMQYFIPTLVSAFGWTGWEGQYYTIPPYAFALCCTLAFSWISDHYQNKPLFIMIFAAFDTVMFIIVAATTNHTIRYIFTIFAFGPIYGIAPLILMWVPNVIDTPAEKRAVSIALVNALGNLSSIYGVFLWPSSDAPQYVPGFSATTIFIALICALAPVIAWRFGKEKGAGGIGGVFK, encoded by the exons ATGTCTCGCCATTCCAGCGTCTCCGCCGGCAAGCTCGAGAAGACAAAGCAAGATGAGCAATGGATTGAGATGGCACCAAGCAGCGACCTCGACAATGCAGAGCCTTACGTCCCTGGCTCAGAGGCTGAGAAGAAGTTGCTGAGGAAGCTGGATATGAGGATCATCCCTTGCTGCTGGATCCTCTACCTCCTTGGCTACCTCGATCGCGCGAACATAGG CAACGCCAAGACCGGTGGCCTCGAAGCTGATTTTCACTTGACGTCGAATCAATACTCAGTTATTCTGTTGGTGTTCTTCGTTAGTTATGTTATCTTCGAGATCCCGTCGAATATG CTACTTACCAGAGTCCGTCCATCCCTCTACCTCTCCGGCCTAGCCGTACTCTGGGGCGGCCTTGCAGCCGTCATGGCCGCTACGAACAATTGGAGTCAGCTAGCGGGTGTACGCTTCGCCCTCGGAATCATCGAGGCAGGTTTCGCGCCGGGTATTGCGTTCTATCTCTCCTGCTGGTACAAGCGCTACGAACTTGCTCGAAGATACTCTTGGTACTACACCGCCGTCGCTGGTGCAGGGGCTATCTCGGGTCTCCTAGCCGGGTTGATTACTCAGAATCTCGATGGTGTGCATGGAATCGCTGGATGGAGGTGGCTTTTC ATCATCGAAGGCGTCGGATCCTCTGGAGTGGGTATGGTGGTATGGTTCTTCATGGCCGACTATCCCTCTACAACCCGCTGGCTCACACCCGCCGAACGTACACTCGCAGCACAGCGAATGGCTCACGATGGTATTGGAGCGACGCAAGGCACGGATGAACAGATCAAAGAGTGGGCGGCGCTGAAGATGACAGTACGCGACTGGAAAGTGTGGGCATTGACGTTGATATATGCTCTTATCACTGGATCGCAAACGATGCAGTACTTCATCCCGACGCTGGTTAGTGCATTTGGCTGGACTGGGTGGGAGGGACAGT ACTATACCATCCCACCCTACGCCTTCGCCCTCTGCTGCACGCTGGCTTTCTCGTGGATCTCGGACCACTACCAGAACAAACCCCTCTTCATCATGATCTTCGCAGCTTTCGATACGGTCATGTTCATCATCGTCGCTGCAACCACGAACCACACCATCCGCT ACATCTTCACAATCTTCGCCTTCGGCCCAATCTACGGCATCGCCCCCCTAATCCTCATGTGGGTCCCCAACGTCATCGACACGCCCGCCGAGAAGAGAGCTGTGTCGATTGCCTTGGTAAATGCTCTCGGAAATCTGTCGAGTATCTACGGAGTTTTCCTATGGCCGAGCAGCGATGCACCGCAGTATGTCCCTGGCTTCAGCGCGACGACGATATTCATTGCCTTGATATGTGCGCTGGCGCCGGTCATTGCGTGGAGGTTCGGGAAGGAGAAGGGAGCGGGTGGGATTGGGGGAGTGTTTAAG
- a CDS encoding Translocation protein sec72: MDSTEVFRELPLTIDPETKAISTSDSTLLNEIEELNKMNRAFVALDVPNQIPPPPAPVNPKRSVQITKLKESGNGSYKKGQYAEAVKMYDLAIRMAVDRPGWEASGLVREELSTLYGNRSQALMAQQRWAEAATDAEIATEMKKVGNVKCWWRRGQCLREMGRLEEASEWVKVGLEFERAGPEKQAVGELETLARDLETALNKA, encoded by the coding sequence ATGGACTCCACCGAAGTCTTTAGGGAGCTTCCTCTCACGATCGATCCTGAAACCAAAGCCATATCCACCTCCGACAGCACACTCCTCAACGAAATAGAAGAGCTCAACAAGATGAACCGCGCGTTTGTCGCCCTGGATGTACCGAACCAGATCCCGCCTCCACCCGCTCCAGTCAACCCAAAGCGCAGCGTCCAGATCACCAAGCTCAAAGAATCCGGCAACGGGTCATACAAGAAGGGACAATACGCCGAAGCTGTCAAGATGTACGACCTCGCGATCCGCATGGCAGTGGATCGACCTGGGTGGGAAGCGAGTGGTTTGGTCAGAGAGGAGCTGAGCACATTGTACGGCAACCGCAGCCAAGCGCTTATGGCGCAGCAGAGGTGGGCGGAAGCTGCGACGGATGCGGAGATTGCGACGGAGATGAAGAAGGTGGGCAATGTCAAGTGTTGGTGGAGAAGAGGACAGTGTTTGAGGGAGATGGGGAGGTTGGAGGAGGCGAGTGAGTGGGTTAAGGTTGGGTTGGAGTTTGAACGAGCTGGGCCGGAGAAGCAAGCTGTTGGGGAATTGGAGACGCTGGCGAGGGACCTCGAGACGGCGTTGAACAAGGCTTGA